The following are from one region of the Coffea eugenioides isolate CCC68of chromosome 2, Ceug_1.0, whole genome shotgun sequence genome:
- the LOC113757831 gene encoding isoflavone 2'-hydroxylase-like — protein sequence MSISKDEIRRLLIKLSKKSLQNFARVELKSKSSELSFNIIMRIVCSKRYFGLDEDEEHHEAKLFRDLIEEAFKYAGASNPGDFLPLLMLIDYQNYGLIEEHRGHNKDSNTMIDHMLSLQQSQPEYYTNEIIKGITMALLNAGTGTSALTMEWALSRFLNNPEVLEKARAELETQVGTDRIIEEHGLANLFYLHNIILETF from the exons ATGTCCATCAGTAAGGACGAAATCAGGCGCTTGCTTATCAAATTGTCTAAGAAATCTCTCCAGAATTTTGCCAGGGTTGAATTGAAGTCTAAATCATCTGAACTTTCGTTCAATATTATTATGAGGATTGTTTGTAGTAAACGATATTTTGGCCTAGATGAAGATGAAGAGCACCATGAAGCAAAGCTGTTTAGGGACCTGATCGAAGAGGCATTCAAATATGCTGGTGCATCAAACCCGGGAGATTTTTTGCCGTTGTTAATGCTGATAGATTACCAAAACTAT GGATTAATCGAAGAACATCGTGGTCATAACAAAGATAGTAACACGATGATTGATCATATGCTTTCTTTGCAACAATCCCAGCCAGAGTACTACACTAACGAAATTATCAAGGGTATCACAATG GCCCTGCTTAACGCTGGGACAGGCACTTCAGCATTGACAATGGAATGGGCCTTGTCCCGTTTTCTCAATAATCCTGAAGTATTGGAGAAAGCTAGAGCTGAACTGGAAACTCAAGTAGGAACTGATCGAATAATCGAAGAACATGGCTTAGCCAATCTCTTTTATCTTCACAACATCATCTTAGAAACTTTTTGA